GTTTACCAGTTGAAGACCAACAAAGCTTTGTGGAGTTTGAGGATTGTACAATGGAATTTCTcttctcattttttaaaatctattatttGTTTTGGAATCAATGTAAAAGATGAGAAAGAAACAAGATAGCCACAACTGACCTGAATCTATTCAAGGTGCACATGGGAACCTCATCAGAATTCCCAGCAATGGATGATTTGCATTCGCGCTGTACCTAAAAGTAGCTTTATTGATTCATGAGCCAAAATTAAAGCACCTTTTAATGAAGCAAATAATCATTAAAAACTTTCAGCTTTTCAGAATTGATGTCAATATTGTATTCCTGAAATACAAACAGAGAatgatggaaacactcagcagttcaggaagcatctgtggagagagaagttgAGTGAATTATTTCTTGTCCAAAGATAGCAAAACAGAGATCAAAGagttttggaggttgggaggggcACTGTTGAGAGAAAGTATTGACTGATCAATTAAGAGAGACTGAAACGAGAAGAATCGTGGCGATGCCTGCTTGGAGTGGGCCTGATAATCACCACTGTATGGGATAAGTTAGTtacagaaatgaaaatggggatcAGAATGAAATGTCTGGATTGGGAACTTGTGTACAAACATGACACATTGTATACTTGTCAGAAGAGTTTATACTTGAGTTTTAAAAAACCCATTAAATCTTTAAATGCATTTCGGCTGCATATGAGGCTGCTTAACTAGATGAGAGCCcatgattggcaggaaacagtgtgggaataaagggatcctattctggtttgcTACCAGTTACCAGTGAATTGCAGGGGTCAGTTGGGGCCACTTCATTTCAtgatgtatgttaatgatttggattgtgcacaaaatggctttgtggctaagattgcagatgagacaaagataggtggagtggcaggtagtgaggaggaaatgaaaAGGTTGCGGAGACTTGCACAGATGAGAACGatcaaagaagtggcaaatgaaataaaatgttggaaagtggACAGTCACACACTTTGGCAGGAATAAAAGGGAATCCTCTTGGAGGATGGATGCCTGAGAGGTTAACCTCTATGCTGAGTGAAGGTGGAAAATATAATGTTGTAATTCAGATGTAGAGGAATACAATACAAGAGCGGAGATGGTAAGGTCTCACTTagagtatggggtacagtttaTATCCTTATTTTGGAAATAATGTGCTGGCATTGGGGAGGGTTAAGAAGATtcgcaagaatgattcctggaatggagggattagcatatgaggaatgtatGATAGGTCTAGGACTGGAccacttggagttcagaagaatgagggaccTCATTAAAGCattttgaaaggcctggacagattagatgtggcaaagttgtttcccacggCAGGGGAGtacaggataagagggcacaacttcaggattgaagtgtgGCCATTTAAAACAGCGATTCAGAGGAAGGAAtttctatagccagagtggtgaacatctggaatttgctaccacgggcagttgtggaggccaggtaattaggtgtatttaagatttgataggtatctgaatagtcagggtatcaaactTTATGGGAAGAAGGGAGTGGGGTCAAGTGGAAGAATGCCAGCACAGGCTcactggactgaatggcctacatCTGCTCTTATAtctatcttatggtcttgtggtttCTAGAGCTGAATGAAAAGCCTAACTTTTATAGAAACCTATACATCCTGAACACCCAATTGCAAGTACTTTGAAATAGATTGTGCACTCCACAACGAAAGCATTAATCTGCATCTGCTACATTGAGTTGTTGGATTCCAAATCATATATTGCAGAACTGAATTTAGCACAACttcacaatgtgaaaaataaCTGAAATCCTATATTAAAATGCAGTTAAAAGCTGCCCGTCTGTGAATGAACTCAAAGCAATTTTAAGAGACTGAATTTACAAAATACCTAGTACATGTGAGAAGGTTCAATGAACAAGTTATCTCTATTCAGGCAGCCATATAGCAAGCACAATTTACAAAGTGGATTACAAAGAaagggaagatcaattagcaccaagcaagggggcagttctggggttcattcaggacccTGATAGTTGCAGGAAAATGATCTTGCAACATGTTGGTACAAGTATTTACCCTTTTCAGTGCTCACAGGAGTGAAAAAGGTGTACCAGGTCCTTCTTTTTTGCAGTTTAACTGCCTTTCTTAGTCAGCAGGAGATGACGATGGAGTCCATGCCATATCCATGTGAAGGTTTGGCCAACCAACCTTGTCCTAACTCCGTAGTCCTCAGACACTGAGTAGGAGGCTGCTTGTTTTTCCCGCTCTGATGCCGTTTGCAACTTCTCCTGAGAAAGGTCTGGAAGGTTCCTGCAGTACTGTGAAGAGGCTGTAGCCAGAAGTGCTTTCAACCAGATGAGGAATTAACTGAGGCTAGTCTCAAAGCTGCTGACCTGGACTGTGTGGGCTTCAACCACCAGGATCAGTTAAGACACTTCCTTGTCTGCACAGCAAGGCAGGGGCCATGTTGGGTGCTGGGCTTCAACCACCAGGGGATCGGTTAGGACATGTTCCCGTGCACACAGCGAGGTTGGGGCCATGTTAAGCAATGGGCTTTCCTATCAAACAACACTCCAGCCATGCCTTCACAGCAGCAGGGCCATTGGGGTACTTTGCACAAGGCCAGTATTTGACCTCATTTGGGCTGTGCACAAGCAGGTGCGGTTGGCAAAACAGTGATCTGATGAGGGGCCATCACCATTAGCTGGGGATAGTGATGGGGAAAACCGTTACATGGAGAAAGACTCCACCTTACAATGATGGCAAACTATCAGATGCACaagttttaaaaacaatttattgTCTGAGAGATTTGGCTTTAGAAGCATTTTTCTCCCACCCAAGGCTTTTCATGTAAAGTTGCTGCTTAGTATTCTGCAGGGTCATCCCAGCCCATTGCTTggaaggaaattagaagaatcaAGGGAGATGGTATTGGTGTGGAAGTGAATGATGGAAAAGTTTATTGAACACATCTCATACAgagagaaaggttcttctgtggGCAGCCAACAGGTGCAGGAGGGGTCAATGCAGGATTCATTCATTCTCTCAAACCTCACTTAATTTTTGAAGCCTGGTGGCTTCTGATCAAGCATGGAAATACCGAGTCGCTCTTGCATTCCTCTAAAACAGAGGAGCTTACTTCTAGGAAATGCCAGAATCACTGGAAAACTTGGAAAGCACATCTCTGGGATGTTTTTTTAGATTTAATTCATTTCAAGACTATGTACAGTAGGAAGCATTTCATATTGCAGAAACTTTTAAACAAAACAATTCATTTCAGAACAGTAAAGTCACCATTTTTGTTTAATTCATATATACAGGTGAACAAACCTGACTGCTGTAAAGATTAGGATGCACAAGATTATTAACAATTCATTGCAAGTGGTGCTCTTTTGTATAATGCTTCCCATTCATACACGTCTAATTGAATTTAAAACTACAGGGTGCTTTACattgcacagaattttacatACCTTTCAGCCCCAAACATTTGTAATTGTTTCCATCAAAATGAGTGGCAGTTATGAAGTCTTCTCATAATTTACAAAAGGGTTGATGCAGTATAACCTTTAGCTGAGTGATAGACTAAAAACCTACaggtatttatttattcatgggtTAGATAAATCCAAATACAAAAGAGGCACACAGCAaaaaaataggccatttggcctcaaTACTCATGCTGACCATCAAGGACCTACCCATACTGACCCCATTTTCCAACATAAGTGGTTGCCTTGATGCTTAAATGATGGGCGAGTCTCTGCCTCCACCATCCTGGCAGAAAGTGTGCTCTGGATTCCAACTACCCAATTGGAACAAAGTTCTTCCTCAGAACCCCTCCAAACCTCACTCTTTTATCCTAAATTTaacctccatttttaaaaaaaaccatgcctCTACTATGGGAAAACATTTCCTACATTGAAAGCCCTaatgattttgtacatctctattaAAACCCCTTCCATTAATACACCTCTCCACTCTAGGGACAATTAAACTAGTCTCTGCTACTGATGAAAACGCTCCACCCAGGTAATTATCCAGATTCTGCATTGCACCTTTTCCATTGCAATAAGTGTTCCTTTTGTGTGGGGATCAGAACTGCACATTGTATTCCTGCTGTAGCCGAACCAATATTCTATAAAGTTTTGCCCTTGTATTACATTTTGATTCATGAAGGTAGCTATTCCCTgacccttcttcaccaccttgtttCCTGTGTTGCCACCTTGAGGGATCCTTGAATATTAGAGGACCCTGTTCTTCAATACTCCCTAGAGACCTACCATTCATTGTGTGTGGCCCATCTTAGGTAATCCTCCCAAAACAATCACATTGCACTTACCAGGATCAAAATTTCATCTGTCAATACTCTATCCATCTTGGATTGACATATTCTGATGCCTTCAAATATCCTCACTATTTATACAGCAGCAAGcgtctcagcactgatccctgtggtacATCACCATTCACGGGTCTCCAATCACAAAatcatccctccatctccctgcCCATTACCAAATCAATCTTGGATCCACAAGCTCTAACCCTTTGGACCATTCTCCCATGTCAAagtgctcactgaactcaatatAAACCATATCTGTCACATGGTCTCAGTAGATTTTGTAAGCTCTTCAAAACATCCAATTGATCAGATAGGATCATGTTGACATCACCAACTGCAGCTAGAATGGACATGGAATTTGGGTAGTGGCCAAATCATTACTCCACTGTTGCACACTCCTGTATTTAGGAAGAGTCTTTAGAAAATACAGAGTATGGACAGTAAAATTAAGACTTCTGCAGATACAGGAACCACCTGCCTGAGTAATGTTTGAACCTACTGAAGGATTCATCATCAGAATAGTAGTTGGAGGGTAGTAACTCTGCAATGGACAGAGGACCAACTTTCCGTGGAAGAACAGACCAACACAGTATGCCACTCTATTGTAAAAGAGTATACTTGGGAGGAGTAACTACTTTGTATTGCGCAACTCCTTTGCAATTTATTTCAGCCAATTTTAGTACAGACAAGGAAGCTGCCAAAAATAATGTCTACAtggattgttttctttggaacaaagGAGATGAAGAGAGATTTTGTAGAGAGGACAATAACACAGGagcatgcatttaaatacaattaaTTAGAGGAACTGAAGAATTGTTTTTCCACTAAACAGACTGGAGGTCACTGTCTGAGagtgggtgagcacatttaaagtGAGGACTTAAGAAGTGTGCCCGCAGAGCCATGGACCAAGCACTGGAAAATGTCTGTGTGGACACAATAGACTCCTTTTATGCTGTAAATCTTTCTGCTTCATTGATAATGGAAAGGGAGGAGAGTTGTGTCTGTACCGAGTTTCTTTTGATTAGTTTAAGTTCAGTATCCAAGATATGGAGTCACCTTTGCTGCAGTACTGTCACGTTATTTTTGGATtgttgtattttaatatttggctTTGTGTATGGCTTTtagtttaaaataaaaccagttaAAAACAAACAAGTTCAACATTTGCTCACATCTTTGCAGTCTCCGAAGGAGCAGTTATTGCACAATCTttgttctctccctctctctctataatATATAGCAGGTATCTGAAAGTCAGACATTCCTCTTGTTGAActgataaatatttaatattaaattCTCATCAAGTTCCACATCAATTTGGACATCAAATTTCATAGTCTGGGAACTTTCTATTCAGAGAACATGACATTTTAATAATATAAATGACTGTCAGATAACCACTTTGAAATAGCAGACATCTCATATAGAAGATAATAGTTCCATTGATTTTGACAAGTAATATATAACAGCACCATCTTCAACATTGCAATTTTAGACAACTGCCCATATTAAAGGTGGTTATCAGTCAAAGCCAGGAGAACACAGGCATAGTGTAAAACCATGAACTTTGGCTGGGAATTGGTCTCATCTCCCATTAACTGTCGTCTTTCCAACAATTTAAATTGGAACCATTGTACTCTGTGCATTTGGTACACAGACAGGGCATTGGCAGAGACAACAGTAACAAGATTAGAGGGGGTGTAGGTTTGACCCTGGTGGTTGCTGGAAGCACAAAATAAACAAGCTACAGATTTTCCACAGCTTAGTGCATACTCCAATCCTGACATGGAGACTTCCATTAAAATGTAACATTAGCCAATTTGCGGCAAACTGCACAACCATCACCCATTCCTTGGTCCGGGAAATACGTTCAATGAACAACACTAACTATTTATTTAGGTTAATTAAAGCATAGCCCAAAAACAGTTCATTGATACCCATCCTGTTATTTCCTCAGTATAGATCAGggatcaaatttggggaatcccTGGACTGCTTTGTCCAGGCATACTGGATACAGATTCAGTGAGCCACCAGGGGCAGCTCACCCAGAACATCTCAACAAATACAACATAGATCACAGAAATAAGACACAAAAATGATCACAGTAAGAAAAAGTCATGTAATAAAACGGACTTCACCACCTGGGTTAAGTTCTGCTTTAAAGCACCAATGTGTTGGACAGAGAGGCAGCTACTGCAAGTTTGATTTCAGAAACATTAGCTTGTTGATCACCTCAGGTGATAGCTGCCTCTTCTGCTTTCCTGAAAATGTCTCAAAGTTATTCAAACAGCCGCTTCGTGCACCAACTGCTGGCACCGCCAAAAGCCAAAAGGCAAGTTTGGCTAACTTGGGGTGCTTATGAGTGGCATTAGACCAGTAACCAAACAAATCTATCGTTTTATTGGGCACAGGTTCCTTTAGATATTGAAATACTTCCTCTTTTCGCTCATCCTGATTCACGTCTTTGTTTGAGGGAGTTTTCAGGTTTTCACTAATCCCACGCACTCGCTTTCTCGCTGGTTGAAATTCAACAACATCTTCACAAGATTGCCCGATATCCGAAATCATTTCACACACTCGACTAATGACTTCGTCTTGCTGGTAATGTGGCACTGACCTCAAATGCTTTGAGTGTGGGTCAAGGACCATGGCTACTTTGTGAGCATTCTCCATTTTGAAGTTCTCCTTCAAAGATTCCAGAAAGAGGTGGCAGAGTTTGCTTACACTGCCTGCATCATTAGCTTTGGAAGTAAAGAGTTTCTCTAGTCTGATGTAGGTTGGGAGTACAAGCTGCAACGTTGGTTTATTTTCACAACTCAATTCTATTACAGCCTGCTTTACTGGAGCCAAAATGGCTGCAAGATTACTCAACAAACTTTTATTGCAAGTTTGGAAGTGTTTGAGCTCCTTTCTGCCACTGATTAGTTCTCGCAACTGTTCATACTTCTCGTGTACAAGGAGGAGAGAGTCTGCAACAGAATTCCAACAACAGGGAGCCTGCTGCCCTTCAAGAATACTGGATAACTCTGGAGTGACAGTACCTTGTTCCAATGAACTCATGATCTGTATGCAGTTACTCACAAGTTCAGTAacttctggcatgttttgtgccTGCAATGTTCTTTCATTAAGCACACTCCTTACTGTTGAGTTCAATGCACAGGCCGAGCACCGCAGACACATCCCAGCTTTCAACAATGCAGCAGAGCTGACTTTGCTATCCGTGACATAAATTGTTCGCATCTCTGACATTACAAATTCAGAAAGGACATTCAACACCCACTGATGAACCTGTTCACCAGTTTCTTTCCCATCAACCTCTTTAATACCCAGCACATATCTTTTCATTTGCAATCCCTCCACCTGATGAGCTGTTAGAATGTAGAATGACTCTGACCCTACATTCTGACAATGGCAGGTGACACCTATTCCCCAGCAAGCATTACTTCCAAGTGCACATGTTACTTTCACCTTCACCTGGTTGTACATTCTGGGCAGATGCTTCAGGGCAAGTGTGTTCATATCGCCAAGGACATCAGCTACAGGAAAGGATCCATAACGTGCACCAATGTCCACCAGTGTCTGAGCAAGTTTAACGAAGTCTTTCCCATTAATCACAGTCAGTGCCTTCAGATCAGCGCACATCACCCTGAGCAACTTTTCAGCAACATGTTGTCGTTCTTTTTCAAGGACTGAGCTATTTACTGCAaatgaaaacaatttttaaacataataaaaATGTCTTCACAATAAGCTAATAATTTTACAGTTACAATATGACAATGAATAAATGCTTTGGTTAAATTTAGTGAATTCTCATTATCATAAAAATAACGGCGAAATTCCcacgagttttttttttaatatgccaACATCTGCAAGTTGAGCCATGTGAAACATTTGCAGGTTGAGCCTTGTGAAACAATGGAAAAGACAATACAAAATTACCCAGACTTGCACAGTAGTAAAACTACATTAGTATAGGATAACTTAAGTAAGGAAGATTTATACCAGTTAATCCcatagatttattttaaattaataatgAAGTACATTATAAAAAAGAATGATATTCTCAGATTTTAGACTTTTGGAAATATTGTACATGATTTTTAGGTACAAAATCTTGCTTAAGAGCAGGTCAATTTTGTTCAAAGCCCACCTCAATACTTTTAACAAAATCATCTTGCTGGGAATACAACCCAGTATATTTATAGAATTTATCAGAATTTCCCCCTTGATTTATTAGGTTAACAGCATTTTCTCAAATGGTAATTTCTGAGAGATCTGTCTAGGCTGGAGATACATTGGAAAATGCAGCTGATCTGCTTGGTGGAGAGTGGAACACAACTGAAACAAAACACTTCACCAGTAATGCACAAATGCATTTGTTAACAATCAAAGGATTTGAGATACTGTAATTATAATCATGCTTACCGTAAATATTCGCGTATAATGTGACCCCACCATTTTTGAGTGGAAGGGGGAAAATTTTTACCCGTGTATAATAtgaccccctctcccctcacctgcctgagtcgcgctggcgtctAGTGCTCACCCGCTCAAGTCACGCTGGCGTTTACCGTtcacccacccgagtcgcactggTGTCTACCGCTCACCCACTCGAGTCGCGCTGGCGTTTACCGTTCACCCACTCGAGTCACGTTGGCGACTACCACTCACCCACCTGgacgcccgagtcgcgctgccaactACTGCTCACCCACCTGgacgcccgagtcgcgctgccaactACCGCTTGCCCGCCCGGCTGCCAGAGTCGCGCTGCCAACTACCCCTTGCCGCTCGGTTGCCAGAGTCGCGCTGCGAGTTGcagaaattgaattaaaaaaaaactcttgtgtataatgcgaccccccccccccctattttgaaggggaaaaagggggatttttttcacattatactcgaatatttacgGTAGTTATAAACAACATGAATTCTGCTTGTCCAGGTGGTTGGCCAAAAAAaggataataacaaaagaaaacaaGCACAAAATACAAAAAGGGATAGTAAATCTTAAGTTATATTTAGCAGAAAATTGCATCTAAAGTGAACATGGATCAATTGAAGATGAGAGTAGGAAagtggttcaccaggttgattccaaagaTAGAGGTAGAGTTGCCTAGAACTATACTCACAAGTAGAATTCAGAATAAAGGAAGGGATTAGATGGAGGAGGTGAGGCTAAAACTGGGGGACATAGCCCAAGATTTAGAATggaaatgaggagaaactgcttctcccagagagtagggaATCTGTGGATTTCTCTCCCAAAAGAAGTAGTAGAGGCTGTCTCCTTGTACATGTGAGACACAGTTAGAAGGAATGAATTGTTATGgggaaaggcagataggtggagctgagtccattgTGTGGCAGGTGGacgattccttttttaaaaactatgtacttgtttctgtgctgcaaaatTACGTTTCTTCAATGATAAAGGGATACGATGAAAATATCTAAAAATGGAAATAGTAGTAATGATCAAGAACTcagcctatttaaaaaaaaaattaatttagagatacagtactgcaacaggcccttctgacccatgagcctgtgctgtcatAATGTGGTGGAAATAAAATCAGCCAggattttaaaaaggaaaggtgATCTGATGGACTAAATATCTTCTTTAAGCTTGGTAAAAATTAGCCTTGGACAATTCATCTGCAACTGGCTATAACCAATTATTGATATTATGTAGTTTTGTCCTTGGTTATGATTTGGTACTTTTATCTTCATTCAAAGCTATGATTTTATCTACAAACTGTTGTTCAGTCATACATGCTGAAAgaaaacaactgaaaaatggacTTTTCCCACAAAACTGGTCTTTAGCATTCAAATTCTAATCAGGGTACACGAGTACGCTGGGGAAGAGTTGCTTAAATTTCCAGCGCCACAATGGTAGAAATGCTCCTCCTGGTGGTAAGTGTCAAAAGTTTTAGTTCACCTTTGTGTATTGACTATAACATTTATAGCCTCTACAAACCACTGCCATGTTAAGGCATAGAATTTAGCACTCTGCTTTTGAATATATTAGATAACGTTGATGAGAGCTAGTTAGAAAAAGTAGCTCACATCTCAGCTTAGTCCCCGCTAGCTTAGTCACACAAGAAATTCTGCACAGAACATCCCATCATTACGGGTGGGGGCTACATCCCATCATTACGGGTGGGGGCTACATCCCATCATTATGGGGGTTGAGTGGGGTCTTCAGCACAGTACATACCATCATTTGCACAGTTACTCTGGCGATGTGCATTCTTCTTCTCCGGAGAAGTAGCAGTTGTAGCAACAGGGGTAGTCGATGTTGTAGCGGCAGCAGTGGTCGTCGTACGTGGTGACTGAACTTGCTTAATCGCTAAGCTGTTTTCATTATCTGCTACAATAATAGAAAAATCATGGCCAACAAAGACCAGACATAATAAAAAGATCAACTCTAGTGGTCTCAGTTGCTTGGGATACATTCCTCATGCAACCGATGATAGCAACCAGAGCTAGAGAATAAAAGCTACAGCTCTTCTTAAAATGTCTGATCATGTCATCTCTTGGCATCATATCACATTTGATTACTTGTGTTCCCATATATAGATAGGGAGGCTTCACTGTTTATCATCTATCCTGAAGTCCAAGACCACGATCACGTTGTG
The Narcine bancroftii isolate sNarBan1 chromosome 1, sNarBan1.hap1, whole genome shotgun sequence genome window above contains:
- the znf618 gene encoding zinc finger protein 618 isoform X7; the encoded protein is MQPSISLPYCVCKRRAGAVRNLRLPLPEQRLRPGRTASREPTHSTATVPTACRGDIGRHPGKSNQMNDQEESMEWKPQQQASLRAYICGACGKKYKYYSCFRAHVRAHLENETSSASAENSPQAKNFRYMCDICGKKYKYYSCFQEHRDLHAVDDPYDHAVETPAEVKTEQVEETVRSPGSKTGSYICEYCGKRYKYYTPYQEHVALHASSDAESPLVKRSETKLPNACEENNSSHNSSGGASVQKSDPPSVKNGSICQSCGSEHKHCTCLRQQAHNSRAREQYTCGACGIQFQFYNNLIEHMNSHAADNENSLAIKQVQSPRTTTTAAATTSTTPVATTATSPEKKNAHRQSNCANDVNSSVLEKERQHVAEKLLRVMCADLKALTVINGKDFVKLAQTLVDIGARYGSFPVADVLGDMNTLALKHLPRMYNQVKVKVTCALGSNACWGIGVTCHCQNVGSESFYILTAHQVEGLQMKRYVLGIKEVDGKETGEQVHQWVLNVLSEFVMSEMRTIYVTDSKVSSAALLKAGMCLRCSACALNSTVRSVLNERTLQAQNMPEVTELVSNCIQIMSSLEQGTVTPELSSILEGQQAPCCWNSVADSLLLVHEKYEQLRELISGRKELKHFQTCNKSLLSNLAAILAPVKQAVIELSCENKPTLQLVLPTYIRLEKLFTSKANDAGSVSKLCHLFLESLKENFKMENAHKVAMVLDPHSKHLRSVPHYQQDEVISRVCEMISDIGQSCEDVVEFQPARKRVRGISENLKTPSNKDVNQDERKEEVFQYLKEPVPNKTIDLFGYWSNATHKHPKLAKLAFWLLAVPAVGARSGCLNNFETFSGKQKRQLSPEVINKLMFLKSNLQ
- the znf618 gene encoding zinc finger protein 618 isoform X3, which codes for MQPSISLPYCVCKRRAGAVRNLRLPLPEQRLRPGRTASREPTHSTATVPTACRGEFERIVAVTPTDSDQNFKKCWIKANTMSSLDAAIKTEKRDDESEVNAELWQDESKDHKSNNNVNENAREVAEICVVIGEDGAQRCSEQDQPNSQSSDIGRHPGKSNQMNDQEESMEWKPQQQASLKNETSSASAENSPQAKNFRYMCDICGKKYKYYSCFQEHRDLHAVDDPYDHAVETPAEVKTEQVEETVRSPGSKTGSYICEYCGKRYKYYTPYQEHVALHASSDAESPLVKRSETKLPNACEENNSSHNSSGGASVQKSDPPSVKNGSICQSCGSEHKHCTCLRQQAHNSRAREQYTCGACGIQFQFYNNLIEHMNSHAADNENSLAIKQVQSPRTTTTAAATTSTTPVATTATSPEKKNAHRQSNCANDVNSSVLEKERQHVAEKLLRVMCADLKALTVINGKDFVKLAQTLVDIGARYGSFPVADVLGDMNTLALKHLPRMYNQVKVKVTCALGSNACWGIGVTCHCQNVGSESFYILTAHQVEGLQMKRYVLGIKEVDGKETGEQVHQWVLNVLSEFVMSEMRTIYVTDSKVSSAALLKAGMCLRCSACALNSTVRSVLNERTLQAQNMPEVTELVSNCIQIMSSLEQGTVTPELSSILEGQQAPCCWNSVADSLLLVHEKYEQLRELISGRKELKHFQTCNKSLLSNLAAILAPVKQAVIELSCENKPTLQLVLPTYIRLEKLFTSKANDAGSVSKLCHLFLESLKENFKMENAHKVAMVLDPHSKHLRSVPHYQQDEVISRVCEMISDIGQSCEDVVEFQPARKRVRGISENLKTPSNKDVNQDERKEEVFQYLKEPVPNKTIDLFGYWSNATHKHPKLAKLAFWLLAVPAVGARSGCLNNFETFSGKQKRQLSPEVINKLMFLKSNLQ